In Lactuca sativa cultivar Salinas chromosome 5, Lsat_Salinas_v11, whole genome shotgun sequence, the DNA window GCGCGGTTTTTGGTAAACACTTTATTTAAGCATAACTAgattattttattaaaccaaaattttgacGGAAAGTTAACGGATCTGAAATTTCATTAACGGAAATGCATAACAGAAAACggaaaaagtttcgggttgtcacaatctaTTTGTTAAATACTTATATAACTTACACATAATATCATCTAaaacacataagcacataaatataCGAATATTCCTTTCTTATTCATTCATATAAAGATTACAATAGTTGACCAAAGTAATTACAGACTATGACTAATCTAGCAAGAAACAtgagcgttacaattatctccccattacaatgattccgtcctcggaatcatGCAGCAGCAAACAGATGCGGACAACGACTTTTCATTTCACTTTCTGTTTCCTAGGTGAGGGTCGGCCCTGCCGTGTGTTTCCATTGCACTAGCACCAAGTCAATCATCTTATATCGTCATTTCTTCCTCTTACGGTCAACGATGGATTCAGGCTCTTGAACTAACCTTCTATCTTCATCAATCCTTAACTCTGAAAGTGGGAGCATATCAACTTCTTCTACCAAGTACTTCCTTAAATAACAAACATGAAAGGTATTATGGATACCTTGCAGTTTGTTGGGCAATTCAAGCTTGCATTCTTGATTCTCTATCCTTTTAAGTACTTTGAATGGTCCTTTCCCTTATGACTTTTAGCTTGTCAGCGGTCTGATGTAATAATTCAAGACCTGCGAAGTGTTCTCTCTCGCTTCCAACCAACATGATGGTGTACGACACTTCCTTCCGTACAGTGCTTTGTAATGAGGCATCTTAATGTTTGAGTGATAAGTGATAACTATTCTTATAGGCGAATTCGGCTAGTAATATGTGGGCATCCCAGCTACCAGGAAACTTCAAGGAACATgcttgcaacatatcttccaaggtttggatagttctctcacgttgtccgtctgtttgtggatgaTAGGCAGTTCAGAAGCACAAATTTATGCCCATTGCTTCCTGCGAactcttccaaaatctagaaatGAAGCGACTGTCCCTATATGACATGATAGATAAGGGTACTCCATGTATCCTGACAATTTCCTCTATATAggtctctgccaacttctccgagtttttttttttttttttttttttttttttttgtaagaatAGGGTATTTTTGcattctctttgtaaaaatacggTAGTTTGAACAAATATATGGGGTAGTGGCCCTACCAATCCACCGTTCAAAAATTAGattttgaattttaactctttgaAATTTCATTCTAAACCATTAGGTTATATAAACTGTCATATTTATATTCTTTGATTTTTAAGTATGGTAATTAAGAatagaataattaattatttatgttGAAGTgaacattttaaaaaaataccTTGATTTGTACTTATAGCTAAAAAGAATTAACATAGCGTtgtttattttgttaatttttttgcatattaaaagaatattagttagctattattgttattattatttttacgcatattaaaaaaaatattaggatGGAGAGAAACAATAATATTTTCCTCTTTCGTTttaattttggtaaaaaaaaaagaaacaagtcTTACTCTAAAAGTTCACAATTCATGGTAAAAAAATTAAGttgtattttgaaaaagaaatcaTATACAAACCCCGTAAAATGTTTTATTTCCTTTAagtttgctatatatatatatatatatatatatatatatatatatatatatatatatatatatatatatatatatatatatatatatatatatatatatatatatatatatatatatatatatatatatatatatatatatatatatatatatatatatatatatatatatatatatatagtcaagatcgaataaaaagaaaaattttggtagaaagtaagaagtttttttctacatatttttttagtGAACATACAAAAtcaatcattagatgattcaaagataaaatgattcacaagaaaaaattctcaaaaaaaacatctttatgattcatttttaagtaaattaagaagaAAATTCACTTTCATGACAACTTTAGTGAATAACAAcgaaatcattgtataaatgaatcatcggtgtgttttttttgagatttttttttggtgaatcatgttattttttgattcatctagtgattcatttcttttATTCGTTAGAAAAATATGTAGacaaaaacttcttaccttcctacaaaAATAAAattcttaccggatctatatatatatatatatatatatatatatatatatatatatatatatatatatatatatatatatatatatatatccggtaagaatgtaaaaaaaaaaatttgataggaatgtaaaaagtttttttttttggtatataTTTTTGACGAACAACACAAATAAATCATTagataaatcaaaaataacataatttataaaaaaaatcccaaACAATTATCTCGatgatttatttttatgatgattttgttgaataatctaatgattcatttttattTGTTTGCTAATAAATTATGTATATAAAATATTTCTTACTTTCCTaccaaattttttttcttatttaatatatatatatatatatatatatatatatatatatatatatatatatatatatattgtgtgctagaatgcatcaataggaatttagtaaattaaataattatttaattaaataaatatagatattaaattatttccataattatatgtatattaaatgatatccataattataattttctttttatggaaAGTAATTAAATCCGTCATTAATCTCAGCAATAACattttttcagaatgaattcgcatctaggtgtttatatatgagttcgtattttgtttcaACACTCACTAGCTTAAACTATAATAAAgttgcatggaatatgaaaaacgagagtgtattctaatagaatatactCTTATTCTGCTGGATAttaattcattctgaaagaatattagtgttgatattaatgacgaatttaattaatttccataaaaatgagttttaaGTATAGAtagcatttaatatatatatatatatatatataattaatactaaattcctattggtgcattctagcacacaatagatgtgaaaaacatttgaacatatatatatatatatatatatatatatatatatatatatatatatatatatatatatatatatatatatatatatatatatatatatccaaaactCATGCATTTAAATAGGAAACACATTGATTAATATCTTTCTGTTTGCATTTAGTATAATACGtttaaaataaatatcaaacagaAATGCTAAAgtatttataaataataattaagatataaaatatttatattaaaactgAAAGTAACATAAAGATTACagttaaaagtttaaaaattaaaaactaaaggGTTGAAAATGAAAACAATATTGAAACGTTGGGTGGATTGATGGGGCCACCACTCCATTTTTACAAAGAGAAATGAAACAACCCTAATTTTACAAGGAGAAAGCAAAACGAACCTATTTTTACAACTTAGATCATGTCGtgacatgtaacatcccaaaactcataagaatttaatttttcaaaaaaacaagcCATTATCCATAGTTGTTTACAAGAAAAGCCAtttttttcaaaagtaaattCATATCATAGCGTCTCAAAATCCAATATCATGAAAATAAGAAGATATGCACGATCAAGCATTCGCTTTCTcacgatcctctgaagtacctgaaataataaactaaaactgtaagccataGGTTAGTGAGTTCCCGCAAAGTACTGCCACACGaaataacaaacaacaacatgcatacatgaGCCTTCAACCTGACCGGACCACCGCACCGAGCCTACAGTCTATATGGACCGCTCTCCGGGCCTTTAACTCGACTAGACCAACTCGCATGCCTTTAGTCTATCTGGgtcgccctgggtatcttggccttcaacaccAGCTGGTCCGCCTCAACTcaacaaaccataacatgtcgacgTATACAATATCAATCAATATTCACCAAACACAAGTATCCCTATAGATATAGCAGTCTAACATACATCCAACAACTCAAGTAGTCCTACCGACCTACCGGTCTAATCACATAATCAATGAACGCAAAACACagtataacaacatataacaatcatgatatctaatccaatgggtcggcattggcaCATTCGACCCGTATATATAGTGAAGAAAAATCATATCTCAGTCCGAAAAAGATCGGTGAACAGGACAAAActccgaatatcagctctactGATCACTTATCCAACAAATAGTGACCAATTCTCAATTACAACTCAAAAAACCCAAAATACACTCATGtcaacttggtcaaaagtcaaaagtcagcAATTTctctcctttttttttctttttgcgcCCTCAACCttatttaaattcaaattttcataataaaaaagtcaaaaaatatgTTTTGCTAATACAAAACAATTTTTGATGTATCATGGATTATCATAATGTAGTTTAAAATTTGGATGAATTATTGTCCAAAATATAAGGTTGAGGTGACACGGtctgataatatatatatatatatatatatatatatatatatatatatatatatatgtgtgtgtgtgtgtgtgtgtgtagagaatatgaaaaccaaaaaaataaaaaaaataaagacaaCTTAAGACAAGTTAAGCGGGTCGGTAAACCAACCCGCTCAAGGGATTAAATGTCACAGCCTACTCAACGCATGCATGCTTGGAAGCATGACTCCTTCAAACTACCGGTACCTAAACTTCAAACCGTTATGATACCTTCCTCGTTTATATGTAAAGAGAAACTAAatatttttctatatattttttttctaagttatatttttatttatattaaatgatgacaaatgttatattttaataaaattaattatattttaggATATTTGTAATCATTTCACATTGatagaaaaataattaaatagaaaaataatTATGAAATAAATAGGTGAATATTTAATTTCTATATCCGGTCGAAAACATTGGCTGTACAAATTTAGCTAAAAGTCAAAGAGGTCAAACTAATGTGACTAACGGTTTAACTTCTGCCGAAGAATCCTAAATTAtctcattaaaaaaaatatgtagctttatttttttgaataatataatcctttatttatgtttaatacatcaattattttaaattaataaaataggaaaaaaaaagatGCATATATATCTAAAAGTGGAACCAATTATTTTGGGACCACTAAATAATACTATGAAAGAGAGTAGATGTAGCATGTTATTTTGGGACCACTTTTGGGACCACTAAGTAGATGTAGCATCATAGCATGGAGTAATTGTTTTTCAACGAAGTTCTACATTTAATTAGAAGAAGAAACAAAATGCAAATTGTTGGAGCTCTACCATTATAGAAAAAACCAATTAATTAAAATTCATATAATATTCAAATTACACTACTTATTTAGctgaaaaattcaattttgacaccaACTTAATTACATAATCCATATTATTATGCTATATAAAGTAATTATATAATTCTAGGTTTTCTTGAAAATGTAAATATTCATAAATAATTACGATGTTCTTCCCAATCCCACAAAGGTTGATCCATGGCCTCCATAATTGTAGAGTAAGAATTTGTAGTATTCTTCTGTTCTGATGATATATAGCTATGATTATACGATGAACCCGTCGTCCTCTCTGTGGTTGCATGAAGAACGTTGTCGTGATCTTGATGGGTTTCATGAACTGGTCTTGATCTCACAACTCCTGATGGTCGTCGGTCGAATGCCCTCAAACAGTTTGATTTTATGTACACTCGACACAAACTCCAGTCTTGCATCAGCTGCATTTTTTTAATCATTTATGACACAACAAAAGAAATTAGAATAACTAAAAGAGATATATAACTTTATAAATTCTTGTATTAATCTTTGTGGAAGAACGCGCGTTTGAATCACACAATATTCGAAAATAATTTAAACAAGAACCAATTAACGAATACGTACCtctggtgttggattagtgtttgaGGAGGGTTCTTCTTCAAAAGCCTTGTATTCATTCATTTTCCATTTAGTTTTCCTTCCTGTTGGAGCTCTACCATTATAGAAAACCATGGTTCTTTTGATCCCAATACCTCGATTACCAGAAGAGTAGACGACGCTAGGAGATCCAGTGGCCTTCCAGTACCCGGAACTTGTGAGGCGGGAAGTTCGCCCTCCCCTTGCTTCGTTCTCCTGTCTAGGAACGAAAAAGAACCATTGCTCAGGGTCTCCTTTACACCGCTCTCCTGCATATTCTGCTTTTTaatgaagaaagaaagaaaagattATCATTAGCAACTGTAGATCATCATATATCATTACAATAAACGTATAATATAGTTATCGAAATGTGTGTATAATAACTACGTGCATGGCCATTCCAATGAACTTTAATTATTACACCCAAAATTAATGAAGGGAGTAGGAATTGATTGAAGTACTAACGAGGGAGATCCCAAGGATAGAAATCATAAATATGAAACTGGGGTATGACTCGATCGATTTCTCGTAGTAATCTGGTGGTGCCACTGTTTTGTATCTTGTACTTCAGATAGAATGTTACCAACTCTTCTTCTGTTGGGTAGAATCTAAACCCTGGTCCTCCTCCCtccatctctctctttctctctctctctgatcGATATGGATCTTAATCAATCACGTCTTTTTTCGTGTACTTTACTAAGTAAATTGAATTAGATAATTGATCGAAACTTGACCAAAGCTTTTTCTAATCTCTCAAGCTATTAATCATGAAAATTAGAAGGGGTTCTGCGTGCATGGTCGtcttattattatatataaacatgcGACTATAAGTGTACGTGTGGAACTAGCTACTAAGCCGAGTAAGACCAGAAAAATGAATATTTCCACTAGGAATTTCCTTGCATGTGCGTGAATCATGTTTGGCGTTCCCAATTAATTTTTTATGGATGAAATTAATTAAAGATATATTCATGACAGTAAATGAAGAATATATACTATTAATTGTGAAATCCGAACTGATAGATAATAAAACGGTGCTTTTAAAAGGAATATTTGATTGTCAAGAATTATAAAAATGATCTCTCCTAAAAAAGAAAGTCATGGTTTCTTCAAGTGTGTATTGAAGAACGTCAGGAGTCCAGTTTCACACCTAACCCATTGCTTACTTTCACTCACTCTAATTACGACCTAAACTAGTCAACTGAACCAAAACAAAAGTAATATGCATCTAGAAAAGGTAGCTTATAGGTGAgaaacgaatatatatatatatatatatatatatatatatatatatatatatatatatatatatatatatatatatatatatatatatatatatatagagagagagagagagagagagagagagacagacagagagagagagagaggtaaaggttcaaatgagaaccaaaaaagattAAGAATCTAAGAACCAACTAAGGGCATGTTTAATGTGTGGCTGACCGGGTCTGGTCAGCTCTTTTTGCTGACTCGGTCCGGTCAGCGTGTTTGATAAAGGGCTAATTATGTCTGACCCGGTCCAATGAGCTGATTGGGTCATGAGAAAATGTCTGATTCGGTCCTAGGAAAAAAAGAGGCTGACTGGAACATTTCCCACATTGCCCTGATGCTTTCAACGCTCCATTGTGAACGACCCAACCTTTTCTCCCTCTCCCGCTTTTGTGTTTGCCGGAGTTTGCTCCCTCTTTTGCCATCGTCGGTGCATCCATCCCCCTCCAGGCCTCCACTTACTCCATCACAACCATTCTCCACCATTTACCCAGCAACGCAACCTTAATGACTCCATCACAGATTATCAGCCGACCTTGTCCTCCATCTCCTCCGGTAAGGTCTGTAATCGAACGTGGTAGTTTTCCTTAATTGCTTCAAAGTTTGATCTGAAAAATCATTGATTGATTTTCGATTTCTTTTTTATGGAAGGAATTGGTGAATTCATTAGTTTGATAGAAATTTTTGGCGACCTGATTATTGATTCAAATTATCAAAAGTGACTAGAATCAATTCGAAATCAGATGTGActaaacttgaaagtcaaattgATTTTCCAGGGCAAGCTTTCATTTTCCATATgtgatttaatttgaaaatcgagttgaatttgattattgattcTAGATTCAATTCGTGGAATTACTGTTAGAACATGTTCTTAAAATAAACTTGTTGTGGAAGCTGTTTGTGATTTAATACTTTCATGCCTTTTGAGATTTGTATTTCTATTGTTATTTTCCTGTTAAATGAAGGTCTTAGCAAACATACATCTGATGAAGGACTTAAAGAATGCTTTGGGAAGTTTGATGAAGTTTTTTGTGGTTTATTTCTTCTCAGTGAATTATGATTTTGATTCATAAATGTGCTGTTTTTTTTACCTCTATTATATTTTTGGATTAGGAAGTAATAGACTTGCACAGATGTACAAGCAATCGGTCATAAAGGTTTCAACTTTTTTGTTCTTTATCGAGTTTAATTGGGTTTTTTTGCCATCCctttgttttcttatttttggGAAGATATGGTCTTTGGATTGTTATATCAAGATGACGATTTGTTGATAGCAAAAGTTTGAAGGTCGGTGGAATAGCTAATACAAGTGTTGGTGGAAAAGAAAAATCTTGAatgttgtatttatttttataattctcaaataaatgaaagtatgttgtgattaatattaattatagagttTTATGCTAATTCCaatatgtgttgtatttcagatgtTATAAGGGTAAAACAGTCATTTTGTACAGTCAGTTAAATGCAAAATCAAACAGAAAATTTCAGCCAAAAGTTAACTCAGTCAGAAGTTTTAACCCAGTCAGCTTCTAACTCAGTCAGCTCTGACCCAATTAgtaactatcaaacgacccctaattaaatttaaaccacttTTTACATAATACTCGTTATATTCAAATTTAGATCTAGATTtggatttctctctctctctctctctctctctctctctctctctctctctctcttaaagcTTCAATAACTCAACTAATGTCTCCTTT includes these proteins:
- the LOC111921006 gene encoding NAC domain-containing protein 90, producing MEGGGPGFRFYPTEEELVTFYLKYKIQNSGTTRLLREIDRVIPQFHIYDFYPWDLPQYAGERCKGDPEQWFFFVPRQENEARGGRTSRLTSSGYWKATGSPSVVYSSGNRGIGIKRTMVFYNGRAPTGRKTKWKMNEYKAFEEEPSSNTNPTPELMQDWSLCRVYIKSNCLRAFDRRPSGVVRSRPVHETHQDHDNVLHATTERTTGSSYNHSYISSEQKNTTNSYSTIMEAMDQPLWDWEEHRNYL